The Psychrosphaera ytuae genome includes a region encoding these proteins:
- the tsaE gene encoding tRNA (adenosine(37)-N6)-threonylcarbamoyltransferase complex ATPase subunit type 1 TsaE, with protein MNTSDVIRLEDETETVRMGGVIAKHIGLGTTIFMHGDLGAGKTTMSRGIIQGFGHQGRVKSPTYTLVEPYELDMCSVYHFDLYRLADPEELEFMGFRDYFNDKAVCLIEWPEKGQDFLPQADLELYLTYADEQREIRFKANSEQGSEAVTKIIKSF; from the coding sequence ATGAATACTTCTGATGTGATCCGTTTAGAAGATGAGACCGAAACGGTCCGTATGGGCGGTGTGATTGCTAAACACATTGGGTTAGGCACAACCATTTTTATGCACGGTGACTTAGGAGCCGGCAAAACGACGATGAGTCGAGGTATCATTCAGGGATTCGGCCATCAAGGGCGAGTAAAAAGCCCAACTTATACTCTAGTTGAGCCATACGAGTTAGATATGTGTTCGGTATATCACTTTGACTTATATCGATTAGCCGACCCAGAAGAGCTCGAATTTATGGGCTTTAGAGATTATTTTAATGACAAGGCGGTATGTCTAATTGAATGGCCAGAAAAAGGTCAGGACTTTTTACCGCAAGCGGATTTAGAGTTGTATTTGACATATGCTGACGAACAGCGTGAAATAAGGTTTAAAGCTAACTCTGAGCAAGGCTCAGAAGCAGTAACTAAAATAATAAAAAGTTTTTAA
- a CDS encoding N-acetylmuramoyl-L-alanine amidase, translating to MTISALLIAVFICIQPAIAADTVTDVRIWPSPDSTRVVLDMSGSAKYSYFTLKNPERLVIDLQDTKLSKNLNKLDIDSKLLKKVRKSTPKKKGDVRLVLDLTKSIKPVIFDLPPAGPYGDRLVIDLIDTKTKVAKSEKKVGSNRDVVIAIDAGHGGEDPGSIGPSGKYEKHITLSVAKKIAALINKQKGMKAFLTRTGDYSMDLHARTRAADRAGADLFISVHADAFTSPGPSGASVWLQSTTRATTEVGRIFEDQERQSEVLAGVAQSIQEAGASNDQYLKYAFIDMRMEHSRDQGYYVAKEVLSELQHITKLHQHKPQSMSLGVLKSPNYPSILVETGFISNPKEEKLLTNAWQQNRLAKSIVQAVKKYFDRYPPDGTYYAMKKKSTIKHRVRRGESLSLVAQNYNVSISSIKTANNLKSDTIRVGQLLSIPQ from the coding sequence ATGACAATCAGCGCATTGCTCATTGCAGTTTTCATCTGCATTCAGCCAGCTATTGCTGCAGATACTGTGACCGATGTCCGGATTTGGCCATCTCCTGATTCAACCCGTGTTGTTTTGGATATGTCAGGCAGTGCCAAATACAGTTACTTCACCTTAAAAAATCCAGAGCGTTTGGTTATTGACCTACAAGACACCAAGTTAAGCAAAAACCTAAACAAGCTCGACATTGACAGTAAGCTTCTCAAAAAAGTGCGCAAGAGTACGCCAAAGAAAAAAGGCGATGTGCGTTTAGTTTTAGATTTAACCAAATCCATCAAGCCTGTTATTTTTGATTTGCCGCCGGCAGGGCCTTATGGCGATCGCCTAGTCATTGATTTAATTGATACCAAAACCAAAGTTGCAAAGTCTGAGAAAAAAGTTGGTTCAAACCGCGACGTTGTTATTGCAATTGATGCTGGACACGGTGGCGAAGACCCTGGCTCTATAGGGCCAAGTGGAAAATACGAAAAGCACATTACACTGAGTGTCGCCAAAAAAATTGCTGCCCTGATCAATAAACAAAAAGGCATGAAAGCGTTTTTGACCCGCACAGGTGATTACAGTATGGACCTTCATGCTCGTACCCGAGCAGCTGATAGAGCCGGTGCGGATTTGTTTATTTCGGTTCACGCAGATGCATTTACCTCTCCTGGCCCAAGCGGTGCGTCTGTTTGGCTACAGAGTACCACTCGTGCTACTACAGAAGTGGGTCGAATATTCGAGGACCAAGAGCGTCAATCTGAAGTACTTGCAGGTGTGGCTCAGTCAATTCAAGAAGCCGGAGCGAGTAACGATCAATATTTGAAATATGCGTTTATCGATATGCGGATGGAGCATTCTCGCGATCAAGGCTATTACGTTGCGAAAGAGGTTTTGTCAGAACTACAGCATATTACCAAGCTTCATCAGCATAAGCCGCAATCAATGAGTTTAGGTGTATTGAAGTCACCAAATTACCCGTCTATTTTGGTTGAGACTGGTTTTATTTCGAATCCAAAAGAAGAAAAGCTACTAACCAACGCATGGCAACAGAACCGTTTGGCAAAGTCGATTGTTCAAGCCGTCAAAAAGTATTTTGACCGTTACCCTCCTGATGGCACCTATTATGCGATGAAAAAGAAGAGCACTATTAAACATCGTGTTCGCCGAGGTGAATCTTTATCGTTAGTTGCTCAGAATTACAATGTCAGTATTTCTTCAATAAAAACGGCCAACAATCTGAAATCCGATACGATTCGTGTCGGTCAGCTTTTGTCGATTCCTCAGTAG